A region of Candidatus Poribacteria bacterium DNA encodes the following proteins:
- a CDS encoding class II aldolase/adducin family protein, protein MSNEGALRHEICEVGRRVYAKGYVASNDGNITARLTDDIILATPTGVSKGVLTPDMLCKVNLVGEQVEGYLKASSEIRLHLHCYRKRPDVRSVLHAHPPIATGFAVAGIALDQLTLPETIVSFGCIPLAPYGTPGSQALPDSIDGIIETCDAILLANHGAVTVGADPMSAYYKMETMEHTAHITWVARSLGGERELTADQANQLLELRDRLGYGKKVPLCDVTPRMQALQAERERPAPAAQKPAGDAELTALITRVATEVLKERGLL, encoded by the coding sequence ATGAGCAACGAAGGCGCGCTGAGGCACGAGATCTGCGAGGTCGGTCGTCGTGTCTATGCGAAGGGATATGTCGCGTCCAACGACGGCAATATCACGGCAAGGCTGACCGACGACATCATCCTCGCGACTCCGACCGGCGTCAGCAAAGGCGTTCTGACGCCCGACATGCTCTGCAAAGTGAACCTGGTTGGCGAACAGGTCGAGGGCTACCTCAAGGCATCGTCCGAGATACGGCTGCATCTCCACTGCTACCGCAAGCGACCCGACGTGCGATCTGTCCTTCACGCGCATCCGCCCATCGCGACGGGGTTCGCGGTCGCTGGCATCGCGTTGGACCAACTGACGCTGCCGGAGACGATCGTGTCGTTCGGCTGCATCCCGCTGGCTCCGTACGGCACGCCCGGATCGCAGGCGCTGCCGGACTCCATCGACGGCATCATCGAGACGTGCGACGCGATCCTCCTCGCCAACCACGGCGCGGTGACCGTCGGAGCCGATCCGATGTCGGCTTACTACAAGATGGAGACGATGGAGCACACGGCGCACATCACGTGGGTCGCCCGCAGTCTCGGCGGCGAGCGAGAGCTGACGGCGGATCAGGCGAACCAGTTGCTGGAGCTGCGAGACCGGCTGGGATACGGAAAGAAGGTTCCCCTGTGCGACGTGACGCCGCGTATGCAGGCGCTCCAGGCAGAGCGTGAGCGCCCGGCTCCCGCAGCGCAGAAGCCCGCTGGCGACGCGGAGTTGACGGCGCTCATCACGCGCGTGGCGACGGAAGTGCTGAAAGAGCGCGGGCTGCTCTGA
- a CDS encoding glycogen debranching protein has translation MTYGADVCQDLRRATRLEWLEPNGIGGFASGTVSGIATRRYHALLVASLRPPTDRTVTLAALDETLHSADGASWSLASHAYPGAVHPHGYRHIVRFDAYPYPTWHFALPDGTRIEKSVASIHGRNLVVVVYRLLEGAGGVFEARPHLAWRDYHALQREDATLSRPLDAAADLVTYRPPARYPPLAMRHSGAAVSHDSWWVRQKRYAVEADERGLDHLEDHWSPGSFIGRLTPDCPSFWVVAGVGCDLSGDGDTLLASERQRRESASRPIVVADWVSPPAADFLRESVRRGGDYIVRRGDSQWTILAGYPWFTDWGRDTMIALPGLTIARGEAWLAREVLDAFASYCDGGMIPNRFPDTGETPSYNTADATLWFVEAIRRYAVDVPDDPVVRDSWYPTLKSILEAHRFGTRYGIAVDDDGLLHAGVPGSQLTWMDAKIGDWVATPRVGKPVEINALWHSALRTVERLARTYGDDSYADMCAEDADRARAAFRARFPNPRSGALYDVIDGPDGDDPTLRPNQVIAISLHYRCLDRADEQRVMRRVTDALHTPFGLRTLPPNHPGYAATYDGDARRRDSIYHQGPVWSWLWGPYVTAYRNAFGDGHAFRAQLADWLNRLALDRDAPGIGGVAELYDGHEPHRARGCPWQAWSLAEVLRAAWDAGAYQPSPKHGGEC, from the coding sequence ATGACCTACGGCGCCGACGTCTGCCAAGACCTTCGCCGCGCGACCCGACTCGAATGGCTGGAGCCCAACGGGATCGGGGGTTTCGCCTCGGGAACCGTGTCCGGCATCGCGACACGCCGCTACCACGCGTTGCTCGTCGCATCGCTGCGTCCACCCACAGACCGAACCGTGACACTGGCGGCTTTGGACGAAACGCTGCACAGCGCCGACGGTGCGTCGTGGTCGCTAGCGTCGCACGCGTACCCAGGCGCCGTTCACCCGCATGGGTACCGGCACATCGTTCGGTTCGACGCATATCCCTATCCGACGTGGCACTTCGCGCTGCCGGACGGCACGCGGATCGAGAAGTCGGTCGCATCGATCCACGGCAGGAACCTGGTCGTCGTCGTCTACCGACTGCTCGAAGGCGCAGGCGGGGTTTTCGAGGCGCGACCTCACCTGGCATGGCGCGACTATCACGCCCTCCAGCGCGAGGACGCGACGCTCTCGCGCCCGTTGGACGCCGCCGCCGACCTCGTCACGTACCGCCCGCCCGCCCGATACCCGCCGCTCGCCATGCGTCATTCAGGAGCAGCGGTGTCGCACGACTCGTGGTGGGTCCGACAGAAGCGCTACGCTGTCGAAGCCGATGAGCGGGGTCTCGACCACCTCGAAGATCATTGGAGCCCGGGCTCCTTCATCGGTCGCCTGACTCCCGACTGCCCGTCTTTCTGGGTCGTCGCCGGCGTTGGGTGCGATCTCAGCGGAGACGGTGACACTCTTCTGGCATCGGAACGCCAACGCCGTGAGTCGGCTTCGCGTCCCATCGTCGTCGCCGACTGGGTATCGCCCCCCGCCGCCGACTTCCTGCGGGAGTCCGTGCGCCGAGGCGGAGACTACATCGTCCGCCGGGGAGATTCGCAGTGGACGATACTCGCCGGCTACCCATGGTTCACCGACTGGGGCAGGGACACGATGATCGCGCTGCCCGGTCTGACAATCGCCCGAGGCGAGGCATGGCTCGCCCGCGAAGTGCTCGACGCCTTCGCCTCCTATTGCGACGGCGGGATGATCCCGAACCGGTTCCCCGACACCGGCGAGACCCCTTCCTACAACACCGCCGATGCCACGCTCTGGTTTGTCGAGGCGATCCGCCGCTACGCGGTTGACGTGCCAGACGATCCGGTCGTCCGAGATTCGTGGTACCCGACTCTGAAGTCGATATTGGAGGCGCATCGGTTCGGAACGCGGTATGGGATCGCCGTCGACGACGACGGTCTGCTCCATGCCGGCGTCCCCGGATCGCAGCTCACCTGGATGGACGCCAAGATCGGCGATTGGGTGGCAACGCCGCGCGTCGGCAAGCCGGTCGAGATCAACGCGTTGTGGCACAGCGCGTTGAGAACCGTGGAGCGCCTGGCGCGAACCTACGGCGACGATTCCTACGCGGACATGTGCGCCGAAGACGCCGACCGAGCCCGCGCCGCGTTCCGAGCGCGGTTCCCCAATCCCAGAAGCGGCGCGCTCTACGACGTGATCGACGGTCCGGACGGCGACGACCCCACACTGCGACCCAATCAGGTGATCGCGATCAGCCTGCACTATCGGTGTCTGGATCGAGCCGACGAGCAGCGGGTCATGCGGCGCGTTACGGACGCGCTGCACACGCCGTTCGGGCTTCGTACCCTTCCGCCGAACCATCCTGGCTACGCTGCCACTTACGACGGCGACGCGCGACGACGCGACTCGATCTACCATCAGGGCCCGGTGTGGAGTTGGCTCTGGGGTCCCTACGTGACGGCGTACCGCAACGCCTTCGGCGACGGACACGCGTTCCGGGCCCAACTCGCCGACTGGCTGAACCGTCTGGCGCTGGATCGAGACGCTCCCGGTATCGGCGGCGTCGCCGAGCTGTACGATGGTCATGAGCCCCACCGGGCACGCGGCTGTCCGTGGCAGGCTTGGAGCCTTGCCGAGGTCTTGCGCGCGGCTTGGGACGCTGGCGCCTATCAACCGTCGCCGAAGCATGGCGGCGAATGCTGA
- a CDS encoding nucleoside deaminase yields MIPRQNIRELARRRGHTVLEARVFYPTEQDSAWMRLAIEAARRTTDDVPVGAVIVVSGRLVGEGWNRRESDRDPTAHAEIVALRQAGLALGRWNLEGSTLYVTVEPCAMCAGAIWQARVSRVVYGVPEPQAGAVHSRYELLSDGRCGRTVAAVGGCCEDECRELLRAFFRGRRLQAERCESG; encoded by the coding sequence ATGATTCCGCGACAGAATATCAGGGAGCTCGCCAGAAGGCGTGGGCACACGGTCTTGGAGGCGAGAGTGTTTTATCCCACCGAACAGGACTCGGCGTGGATGCGCCTCGCCATCGAAGCCGCGCGGCGAACGACGGACGATGTGCCGGTGGGCGCCGTGATTGTGGTGAGCGGTCGCCTCGTCGGCGAGGGCTGGAACCGTCGGGAGTCGGATCGGGATCCGACGGCGCATGCCGAGATCGTGGCGCTCCGGCAAGCCGGACTCGCGCTGGGGCGGTGGAACCTTGAGGGTTCTACGCTCTACGTGACGGTCGAACCGTGCGCCATGTGCGCGGGCGCGATCTGGCAGGCGCGCGTATCGCGTGTCGTCTACGGCGTGCCCGAGCCGCAGGCCGGAGCGGTGCACTCGCGGTACGAGCTGTTGTCCGATGGTCGGTGCGGACGTACGGTTGCAGCGGTTGGCGGCTGCTGCGAAGATGAATGCCGCGAGCTGTTGCGGGCGTTTTTTCGGGGTCGAAGGCTTCAAGCGGAGAGGTGCGAGAGCGGCTGA
- the miaA gene encoding tRNA (adenosine(37)-N6)-dimethylallyltransferase MiaA encodes MSDQGSLLLAILGPTAVGKTAVGIFVAEALAGEIVSVDSRQVYREMDIGTAKPTPDEQSRVAHHVIDCVRPDEPFSASNFQHRADVAISDIRSRGKAAILVGGAGLYFRALMDGLFEGPSADAEIRARLNAEADEQGSEHLHQRLTELDPEAAARIHRNDRMRIVRALEVYELTGTPISELRSQWDGEPRYRCVAVGLRRPRPELNHRANERVRQMVAGGLVDEVRALRERYPRGLRAFQGFGYRELWDSLDGRITHDKAVELLKRNTHQYAKRQLTWFRSDRRIRWLDLGEHEAPTDTADRVLALHREALSTLT; translated from the coding sequence ATGTCCGACCAGGGCTCGCTCCTGCTGGCGATCCTCGGACCGACCGCGGTGGGCAAGACCGCCGTAGGCATCTTCGTCGCGGAAGCGCTGGCGGGCGAGATCGTGTCGGTCGATTCACGCCAGGTCTATCGTGAGATGGACATCGGAACGGCGAAACCGACCCCCGATGAACAGAGCCGCGTCGCGCACCATGTCATCGACTGTGTGCGCCCCGATGAGCCCTTCTCGGCGTCCAACTTCCAGCACCGAGCCGATGTGGCGATCTCCGATATCCGGTCGCGGGGCAAGGCTGCGATCCTCGTCGGCGGGGCTGGGCTGTATTTCAGGGCCCTGATGGACGGGCTGTTCGAGGGCCCGTCCGCCGATGCCGAGATACGCGCCCGGCTGAACGCGGAAGCCGACGAGCAGGGCAGCGAGCACCTCCACCAACGGTTGACCGAGCTCGATCCCGAAGCCGCCGCCCGGATCCACCGAAACGACCGGATGCGCATCGTTCGCGCTCTGGAGGTCTATGAACTGACCGGCACGCCGATCTCGGAGCTACGGTCCCAGTGGGACGGCGAGCCCCGATACCGGTGCGTCGCCGTTGGGCTGCGGCGACCCCGACCCGAGCTGAACCACCGAGCCAACGAACGCGTGCGGCAGATGGTCGCCGGAGGATTGGTCGACGAAGTGCGAGCGCTGCGGGAACGATATCCACGGGGTTTGCGAGCGTTCCAGGGGTTCGGCTACCGAGAGCTCTGGGACTCCCTCGATGGGCGGATCACGCACGACAAGGCGGTCGAACTGCTGAAGCGGAATACGCATCAGTACGCGAAGCGCCAACTCACCTGGTTCCGGTCGGATCGGCGGATCCGCTGGCTCGACCTGGGCGAGCACGAAGCCCCGACGGACACGGCGGATCGCGTGCTGGCGCTGCACCGGGAGGCGCTGTCAACGCTCACCTGA